TCAGCCGGCGGAAGGCGGTGGTGTGGACGATGCGGTCGCGGTCGCGCTGGAAATCGGAGCGCGTCGGGCTTCCGTCCTCCTGATAGAGCCGCCCGCGCGTCGTCCAGGGGTCGGCCGCATAGACCGCCCTCTCACTGCTGCCAAAACCCAAAGCACGCGTATCGATCGTCATTCTTCACCGTCATCCTGCATGTTGCCGCATCTGCCCATTGACGCCGCCTAACGCTCTTCATACCTATAGCCCGATGAAACGGCAAAGAGGCGCTTTCTTAACCGCTTCGGCGCATCATCGCCTTTTCGCAGATATCATGGTAAGTTTCTTTGATATCAGGCATTTGAACATTCAAGTGCCAAAACCCATTCTCTCCGGATCTTGACCCCGGCAGGAGGAAACATGACGGATACGAGTGTAACCCTTTCAGATGCCGCGGCAAAGCGTATCGCTGCGATCGTCGGCGCCGAAACCGGCAAGAGCGCCTTGCGCGTTTCCGTCGAAGGCGGCGGCTGTTCGGGCTTTTCCTACAAGTTCGATCTTGCCGACGGTGCCGGCGACGACGACATCATCGTTGAAAAGAACGATGCCAAGGTGCTGATCGACAGCCTTTCCCTCGTTTATATGGCAGGCTCGGAGATCGACTTCGTCGACAATCTGCTTGGCCAATCCTTCCAGATCAAGAACCCGAATGCGGTGGCAAGCTGCGGCTGCGGCACCAGTTTCTCGATCTGAACGTCTAAACGCACATACTCCCCATCAAACCGGCCGAAGAATTCCTTCCGGCCGGTTTATCGTCTTGTCCGGCGGCGAAAGACCGCGATAAAAGAAGCGCACTGAAGCGCGCCGGATCGACACTGATTCATGCGGTGCGCTTTAGCTCTTTGTTTTTATGCCTGTCGTCTCCCAGGCCCGCTGCACACTTCTGGGCGACATGCATTATACGGAACGGGACAGAGCCATGAAGATCGCGACCTGGAACATTAACGGCGTCAAGGCGCGCATCGACAATCTCACGCAATGGCTGAAGGATTCCGATCCGGATATCGTCTGCCTGCAGGAGATCAAGACGGTCGACGAAGGTTTCCCACGGCTGGAGATCGAGGCGCTCGGCTATCATGTCGAGACGCACGGCCAGAAGGGCTTCAATGGCGTCGCGATCCTCTCCAAGAGTTCACCTTTCGAAGTGAACCGCGGCCTGCCCGGCGATCCGCTGGACGAACAGGCGCGTTTCCTCGAAGCGGCGTTCACCCTGTCCGACTCGAGAATCCTGCGCGTCTGCTGCATCTACCTGCCCAACGGCAATCCTGTCGAAACGGAGAAATATCCCTACAAGCTCGCCTGGATGGAGCGCCTGCAGACGTTCGCCACCGAACGGCTGGCCTATGAGGAGATGCTGATCCTTGCCGGCGATTACAACGTCATCCCGGAACCGCACGACTGCTTCGATCCCAAGGTCTGGGAAAACGATGCACTGTTTCTGCCGCAGACACGGGCGGCGTTCCGCAGGCTCGAAAATCTCGGGCTGACGGATGCGGTGCGCGCAACGACGGATGCGACGCAGTTTTATTCCTTCTGGGATTATCAGGCCGGCGCCTGGCCGAAGAACAACGGCATCCGCATCGACCATCTGCTGCTGTCGCCGGAAGCTGCCGACCGG
The nucleotide sequence above comes from Rhizobium indicum. Encoded proteins:
- the erpA gene encoding iron-sulfur cluster insertion protein ErpA, whose protein sequence is MTDTSVTLSDAAAKRIAAIVGAETGKSALRVSVEGGGCSGFSYKFDLADGAGDDDIIVEKNDAKVLIDSLSLVYMAGSEIDFVDNLLGQSFQIKNPNAVASCGCGTSFSI
- the xth gene encoding exodeoxyribonuclease III translates to MKIATWNINGVKARIDNLTQWLKDSDPDIVCLQEIKTVDEGFPRLEIEALGYHVETHGQKGFNGVAILSKSSPFEVNRGLPGDPLDEQARFLEAAFTLSDSRILRVCCIYLPNGNPVETEKYPYKLAWMERLQTFATERLAYEEMLILAGDYNVIPEPHDCFDPKVWENDALFLPQTRAAFRRLENLGLTDAVRATTDATQFYSFWDYQAGAWPKNNGIRIDHLLLSPEAADRMTSAAIEKHVRAWEKPSDHVPVIAYFNFAG